The genomic stretch ACGAGCTTCCCTGGTTGTCGCCGCCGCTACCGGTGCGCCCCGCGGACGAGGAACCGCTGCCCGTCGTGCCGCTGCTGGCCGACGTCGAGCCGCTGGCCGTCGTGCCGCTGGCGCCCTGGCGCGAGGAGGACGACGAACGTCCCTGCGACATCGTCGACTCGCCCGACCGCTGCGACTGCTGCGACTGGGACTGCGATTGCGACTGCACCTGGATGCGGTTGTCGACCTGCTTCACGCCGCTGCTCGCATCGGCGAGATCTTCGGCGCGATGCTTCATCCAGCGCTCGGCGACCGTGCCTTCCAGCGTGATCACACCGTTGACGCAACGCACGGTGATCTCGGTGGCGTCGAGGTAATCGTCCTCGGTGAGGCGCTCGTTGATGTCCTCCAGCAGGCGTTCGTCGGAACGCGTGTAGGAGCGCGGGCCCATGCCGCGGTAATTGCGGCTGGACTGGCTGCCCGACATGCCGCGCTGGCGATTGCCGGCGCCGAAGGACTGCGCGCCCTGGGTATCGCTGGCGTAGCCGCTCATGTAGCCGCTACCCGAACCCTGCTGGCCGGAGCCGCCGTACTGGCTGCCATAGGCCTGTTCGTCGGCGTAGCCGGACGAGAGGCCGTAGCCTTCGCCGTAGCCGCGTTCCCAGTTGCGCCCGCCCGAACGACGGCCGGACTCGCCACCTTCGTAGCCGCGATACTCGCGACCGCTGCCGTAGCCGTGCGAGCCGGAGCTGTGTTCGCCCTGCCCGTACGCCTGCGTGCCGTAGCCGCGCTGGTTGCTGTAATCCTGCTGGCCCTCGCTGCCGCGACGCTGGCTGCCGAACTCGCTGCCATAGGCGCGGTTGCGGCCCTGGTTGCCGTAGTCCTCGCCCTGCTGCTGCGAGCGGTAGCCCTGGCTACCGTAACCCTGGCTTCCATAGCCCTGGTTGCTCTGGCCGCCGTAGCCCTGGCTGCTGCCCTGGCTTCCGTAGCCGCGATTGCTGCCGTAGTCGCCATGGCCGCGGTCGCCGTACTGGCCGCTGAACTCGCGCTCACGGCCGTACTCGCTGCCGTATTCATTGCTGCCCTGCGCACCGTAGGTGCCCTGCTCGCCCCAGCGCTGCGATTCGCGGCGCCCCTGCGACCAGTCCTGTT from Lysobacter auxotrophicus encodes the following:
- a CDS encoding BON domain-containing protein, producing MNERDASRRYEERLRQQRQESGMSGRSEYGQGARRWGAGEDWDDSSSSRTQGHYAGDYESGGRMGRQQYGSGMGRDEQDWSQGRRESQRWGEQGTYGAQGSNEYGSEYGREREFSGQYGDRGHGDYGSNRGYGSQGSSQGYGGQSNQGYGSQGYGSQGYRSQQQGEDYGNQGRNRAYGSEFGSQRRGSEGQQDYSNQRGYGTQAYGQGEHSSGSHGYGSGREYRGYEGGESGRRSGGRNWERGYGEGYGLSSGYADEQAYGSQYGGSGQQGSGSGYMSGYASDTQGAQSFGAGNRQRGMSGSQSSRNYRGMGPRSYTRSDERLLEDINERLTEDDYLDATEITVRCVNGVITLEGTVAERWMKHRAEDLADASSGVKQVDNRIQVQSQSQSQSQQSQRSGESTMSQGRSSSSSRQGASGTTASGSTSASSGTTGSGSSSAGRTGSGGDNQGSSSAH